The following DNA comes from candidate division KSB1 bacterium.
GAGCCAAAAAATGCCGGAATCGATTCCGGCATTTTTTATTTTACGCCTTTTCGATATATTTCGGAGTATTTTGTCCCGAGCTCCGAAATGAAATTTTTAAGGTACGGACATTTTGCGGTCTATCTACTGCTCACGGCTCTTTGCAGCCCTTTCTCAATTCGGGCGAAAGAGGCCGCTACACCTATTAGTCCCAATTACACCTCTCCTTGTACTTTTGAAATTTTGTTGCAAAATCTGCAGGCGAACCCTGAAAATTACGAAACTTATCACCGCATTTATCAGCATTTGGCAATCTCAGGCAAAACGGAGCAGGCAGCCGTTTTCCGTAAAGTCGCAAAGACTGATGCGGGCAGACAATATGCCCGATGGATGCAGGCTCGTCTGGCAGTGCTGAACGGCAAACCTGCAGCAGCGCTGCGCGATTACCGCAAAGCGATGGCGATAGAGAGACCTCCTTATGAGTTGTTGGCTGAATACGTAGAACTGTCTCATGTCGAAGGTCGGGAATTCCTGCCGTTACCTTCACCGGAAGGTCAGTCTGCAGTACTGTTCGCATGCGCTTACGCCTGCTGTCTGGAAGGACTCTTCCGCAAAGCCGATTCCCTTTTTCTCTGCATCGATGATTCGAATGCCTGGGAAATCCTCCATTACCACGGAAGAAATCTGATCTTTCTCGATCGCGACGAGTCCGCCGATTCCCTCTTTCGAAAGGGATTTCAGTGGGCACGGAATGCCGACAACCCTCGTCTGCAGGCATTGTTTGCGTTGGACTGCTTTTATACCTGTCGATCGGATGAGGAAGCGTTTTGGCTCGCTGCCGCGCAGCAGGCTGCCGAGACGGCCTGCGATCCGGAAATGACGGTCAAAATCAAAAAGTATCAGGCCTACCTGGAGCGTAAACAAGGGCATCACGACTCCGCCCTAAAGCTGTTGGATGAGGCAATTCAGATTGCGAACCAACTGGGGAAAAACTGGGAACTGGCTGAACTGCTTTTGCAAAAAGCCGAAACGCACTACCGTATTTATCAGGTTTCCGAAGCTCTGACAGCGGCTGAGCAAAGCCGCCGCTTAAGCCAAAGGATCAAAGATCGGTATCATCAAGCCGGCGCAGAGGAGATGCGCGGCAAAATCTATGAATTTTTTCAGCTCTATGATCTTGCCGAACTGCATTATAAGCGCGCCCTGGAGATTTTTGCCCAAATCGACGCTCCCCAAAAAACGGCTCGTCTTCGTCGGGCTCTGCGCTCCCTGGAGCTGCAACGGTCTACTTATGATCGCGTCATCTCGACTTACAGCGGACTTTTACGGGAGAAACCCTCTCCTCAAAACAGCAATGCTATCATCACCGGCCTGTTGGAGTTAGGAAGAGCCTATCTGCTTGCCGGAAAAGCGGATTCTTCGCTTCCGGCGTACGAAAGGGCTTTGGCGGCGGCCAAGGCCTTCGGCTCCGCCAACCAGCAGGCCTGGGCTATGGCGGGGAGCGCTCTGGCCCGATTTGCCCGCGGCGATACAGCCGTAGCCGTACCGTTGGCCCTTCAAGTGCTCAAAAGCGCCGAAATCCTGCATTCCCCGCAGCTGGCGCTGATGATGTATGCCGAACTGGGGCACTTTAAACGCCGCGCTGGTAACGATTCCGCCGCCGTCGCCTTCTATCGTCGCGCTCTCGAACTGGTCGAGTCCTTTCGCGAATCTCTTTTGGCCGAACAGCTGCGCCAAGAGTTCCTCTCTTCCTGCAGATGGAGAATTTACGAGTCTCTTCTCGAAAGTCTCGGCCGACGTTTCCTGGAGACCGGCGAGCATAATTTACTCGATGAAATCTATCAGATATTCGAGCTCATGTTGGCCAGAGCTTTGAAGGATCGGCTAAGCAGCGCCGGACGTTCTCCGCAAAATTCGGCTGAAGAAGAGTATTACCGCAACATATGTCGACTCTTTACAGCAACACAAACGGCTTTACGTCATGCAAGCGCCGATTCCGTGCATGAAGTCAATCGATTGTTGCAGGAATTGGATGAGCAAAAGCGCTTGCTGCTATCGGTACGGATCGAGGCCGAAAATCGGATCAGAACGCTTCGGCAACCAAGGCGGCATTTGACGCTCGACGAGGTTCGCTCCCGATTGTCCAACCAAACTTTAGTGCTCTATTATTTGGGTGATGACCTCTCTTTCGCCTTGGCAGTGCAGGCAGATAAAGCTGCTCTTATACCTCTCCCGGTCAATAGGCACATGGCCGCTGCACGCCGGGATTCTTTGTTGCGACCCTTTTATGCGGCGAACGAGCAGAACCTGCCGCACCTGCCCTTTAACGCCGGAGCCGCCCATCGCTTCTATTGCGATTTGCTGCAGCCCGTCATTACAGCGTTTCCCCAGTCGGAAAATTTCGTCATTATTCCCTGTTCCGAACAGGCTGCTCTACCGTTCGAGCTCCTATTGACTCGCATGCCGCAAAAGGAGTTTTATTCGCCATGTGACGAACCCGAATATGCCGATGCTTTTGCCGTTAATCGATTTGTTTTCTCTTATGCACCCTCGGCAACTTTTCTGCAGCACTCCTGCCGCATGCCTCGCATCAGGAAAGCGATGATTGTCGTCAATCCGCTGGAGAAGGGAAGCGCCGATGATGCGGATTTGCGTGCCGCCTCTTATGCGGCTTCACCGCTCCCCTTTGCTGTAAAAGAAGGCATGGCCGTCAAGAAACTGCTGCCTAAGGCGGTCGTTCTGAAGGAAACCAAAGCCTCTGAAACCGAGGTCAAACGAACTGTCGGCGACTGCGCAGTCATTCATTTCGCCACCCATACATTTATCGATCCGACCTCCGAGGCTTTTTCCGGCCTTATATTGGCTTCTTCGGCGATCGACGACGGCCTGTTGATGGGGTATGAGATCATAGACTTGCCGTTGGGCAGCCATTTGGTCGTACTCAGCGCATGCGAGAGCGGAAAGGGCACTATCATTCGCGGTGAGGGAATGCTGGGGCTGCCGCGGCTTTTTCTGGCGGCCGGCGCAGCGACGGTCGTCATGGCGCACTGGAAAGTAGAAGACCGCTTTACCGCGCAGTTCATGCCGCTCTTTTATGGTGAGCTTTGTCGACACAAGAAACCGGCGGCTGCCGCTTTACAGGAAACGAAGCGGCAGATCCTGAAAAGCCGCGAGCGACTGAACGGCCTATATCCTCAGCATCCTTTTTTTTGGGCGGCCTTTTCACTCTACGGCAACCCTCAAACTCTAGTCGAGGGCCAAGGGCGGGGTAATCGATGGCTGTTGCCGACTGTTATCCTTGCCGTCTTATGCTTGGGGGGATGGCTTGTGAAGGGGAGATTGCGCTTTATCAGCCGATGGCGATCATGCGTTCCAAGGCGAGGCGGGCTCGGCGACTGATTGCTTCCGGCACTTCGATGATATATTGAGTTTTCCGCAGCGCTTCCAACGTCATTTCGAGCGTGATTTCATTCATATGCGGACACCGAACGCTGCACAATCGCAACATCTCTTTATCGGGGTTTTCAGCAGCGATGTTTTCGCCCATCGCGCATTCGGTCAGCAGCAGATACCGTTTTGCCGGCGAGGATTTGACGTATTTGATCATTGCCGAGGTGCTGCCGCTGAAATCCGCTGCGGCAACGACTTGGGGGCTGCATTCGGGATGCGCCAAAATCACGGCGTCCGGAAATTGTTTGCGAACCGCTTTGATGTCCTGAACGGTGAATTTTTCGTGCACTTCGCAGCGGCCTTTCCAGCCGATGATCACGTAGCGCAGGTTGTCGGGATTTCGACGCAGTACGCGGGGATTCTTTAGCGGAAAAATAATATCTAGGCCGGTCTCTTTAGCAACGTTGCTTGCAAGATATTCATCCGGCAAAAAAATGATCGATTCGGCTCCCAGCGATTCGACAACCGCCGCCGCATTGCCGCTTGTGCAGCAGATGTCGCTTTCTGCTTTAACATCCGCATAAGTATTGACATAGCTGACCACCGGAACGCCGGGGTACATTTTACGCAGCCGACGCACATCCTCGGCCGTGATGCTTTCCGCCAAGGAACATCCGGCTTTGGGCGAGGGAACGAGCACTGTCTTGCTTGGATTGAGAATTTTGGCCGTTTCGCCCATAAAGCGCACGCCGCAAAAGACGATGATGTCTTTGTCCGTCGTTGCGGCGCGGCGCGAGAGCTCTAAAGAATCCCCGACAAAATCGGCAACTGTATGGTAAAGTGCCGGCTCCATGTAATTGTGACCAAGAATAACGGCGTTGCGTTCCTTTTTTAGACGATTAATTTCGTAGACCAGCTCGGCTTTAATGCGCAACTCCGCCTCCGGCACAATGTCCCGCAACATTGCCCGCATTTTTTCGAGTGTTTGACCGACAGTCGTCTCTTCGATCGGCATAATCGTAACGTCCTTTTTTCTTTACAATAAATTAATCAATCCTGCAGCCAATTGCAAATCTTCAAAGCAGTTGACTCCGGCCAAAAACCTTGCTTTTCAAAACAAACTATTCTATCTTTTCCATCCGCACGCTTGGGCTGAACTGATACTCTGGAGTGTTTATGGCAAAATGCCGGCGAATCATCTTGTGGATCATTGTGTCGAGCCTATTCCTTTTTTGCGGACAGAAACAAAAAGGCATTTCGCAATTCGTTCGCGTTGAAAACGGTAAGCTTTACGAGGGGAAAAGAGAGCTGCGTTTCATTTCCTTCAATGTTCCAAACCTGCACTATATCGAGGACAACCTGCCGTTTACGGAGACCAATCCCTGGCGGTTACCGGATGAATTCGAGATTCGCGACGCCCTGCGGTCGGTTCAGCAAATGGGCGGGAAAGTGGTGAGGATCTATACCCTGTCGGTCAAAAGCGAACGAGACGGTGCTAATGTGACCCGTCATGTACTTGGGCCGAATCAATTCAACGAAGAAGCATTTCGAACGCTTGACCTCGTCCTTAAAATCGCTCGCGAGCACGGCATACGTTTGATCATCCCATTCGTCGACAATTGGAGCTGGTGGGGAGGAGTCGCCGAATATGCCGCTTTTCGCGGCAAGGACAAGGATGCCTTTTGGCATGACCCGCAGGTGATAGCTGATTTCAAGTCCACCATTTCCTATGTGTTGAACCGGATTAACCCTTTCACCGGCATTGCTTATAAAGACGATCCGACGATTTTGGCGTGGGAGACGGGCAATGAATTGACGTGCCCCCCAAAATGGACGGCCGAAATTGCCGCGTTTATCAAGAGCATTGACCGCAATCATTTGGTGATGGACGGATTTCACAGTCAAAAGCTGCGCGAGTCATCGCTCAAGGACCCGAACGTCGACATTGTCACGACGCATCATTATGAAAAAGACGCTGATTCGATGGCGGCTCACATTCGTGCCAATATGGCCGCGGCGTCCGGCAGAAAGCCTTATATCGTCGGCGAGTTTGGTTTTATCGACACCCCTGGTGTTCGGCGGGTGCTTGACACGGTCATTCGCGGCGGCTGCAGCGGCGCGCTTATCTGGAGTCTGCGTTTTCACAATCGCGACGGCGGTTTTTATTGGCATTCGGAACCCTACGGCGGAAATCTTTTCAAGGCATATCACTGGCCCGGCTTTCCTTCAGGCGAGCCCTACGACGAGAGTGGATGTCTGGAGTTGATGCGGCAAAAGGCTTTCGAAATTCGCGGCCTGCCGGTGCCGCCGTTGGAACCGCCCCAACCGCCGAAGCTTCTGCCCATTCCTTCGGTTGCGGCAATTTCTTGGCAAGGATCAGCGGGCGCTTCGTTCTATATCATCG
Coding sequences within:
- a CDS encoding CHAT domain-containing protein codes for the protein MKFLRYGHFAVYLLLTALCSPFSIRAKEAATPISPNYTSPCTFEILLQNLQANPENYETYHRIYQHLAISGKTEQAAVFRKVAKTDAGRQYARWMQARLAVLNGKPAAALRDYRKAMAIERPPYELLAEYVELSHVEGREFLPLPSPEGQSAVLFACAYACCLEGLFRKADSLFLCIDDSNAWEILHYHGRNLIFLDRDESADSLFRKGFQWARNADNPRLQALFALDCFYTCRSDEEAFWLAAAQQAAETACDPEMTVKIKKYQAYLERKQGHHDSALKLLDEAIQIANQLGKNWELAELLLQKAETHYRIYQVSEALTAAEQSRRLSQRIKDRYHQAGAEEMRGKIYEFFQLYDLAELHYKRALEIFAQIDAPQKTARLRRALRSLELQRSTYDRVISTYSGLLREKPSPQNSNAIITGLLELGRAYLLAGKADSSLPAYERALAAAKAFGSANQQAWAMAGSALARFARGDTAVAVPLALQVLKSAEILHSPQLALMMYAELGHFKRRAGNDSAAVAFYRRALELVESFRESLLAEQLRQEFLSSCRWRIYESLLESLGRRFLETGEHNLLDEIYQIFELMLARALKDRLSSAGRSPQNSAEEEYYRNICRLFTATQTALRHASADSVHEVNRLLQELDEQKRLLLSVRIEAENRIRTLRQPRRHLTLDEVRSRLSNQTLVLYYLGDDLSFALAVQADKAALIPLPVNRHMAAARRDSLLRPFYAANEQNLPHLPFNAGAAHRFYCDLLQPVITAFPQSENFVIIPCSEQAALPFELLLTRMPQKEFYSPCDEPEYADAFAVNRFVFSYAPSATFLQHSCRMPRIRKAMIVVNPLEKGSADDADLRAASYAASPLPFAVKEGMAVKKLLPKAVVLKETKASETEVKRTVGDCAVIHFATHTFIDPTSEAFSGLILASSAIDDGLLMGYEIIDLPLGSHLVVLSACESGKGTIIRGEGMLGLPRLFLAAGAATVVMAHWKVEDRFTAQFMPLFYGELCRHKKPAAAALQETKRQILKSRERLNGLYPQHPFFWAAFSLYGNPQTLVEGQGRGNRWLLPTVILAVLCLGGWLVKGRLRFISRWRSCVPRRGGLGD
- the nadA gene encoding quinolinate synthase NadA, coding for MPIEETTVGQTLEKMRAMLRDIVPEAELRIKAELVYEINRLKKERNAVILGHNYMEPALYHTVADFVGDSLELSRRAATTDKDIIVFCGVRFMGETAKILNPSKTVLVPSPKAGCSLAESITAEDVRRLRKMYPGVPVVSYVNTYADVKAESDICCTSGNAAAVVESLGAESIIFLPDEYLASNVAKETGLDIIFPLKNPRVLRRNPDNLRYVIIGWKGRCEVHEKFTVQDIKAVRKQFPDAVILAHPECSPQVVAAADFSGSTSAMIKYVKSSPAKRYLLLTECAMGENIAAENPDKEMLRLCSVRCPHMNEITLEMTLEALRKTQYIIEVPEAISRRARLALERMIAIG
- a CDS encoding cellulase family glycosylhydrolase, whose protein sequence is MAKCRRIILWIIVSSLFLFCGQKQKGISQFVRVENGKLYEGKRELRFISFNVPNLHYIEDNLPFTETNPWRLPDEFEIRDALRSVQQMGGKVVRIYTLSVKSERDGANVTRHVLGPNQFNEEAFRTLDLVLKIAREHGIRLIIPFVDNWSWWGGVAEYAAFRGKDKDAFWHDPQVIADFKSTISYVLNRINPFTGIAYKDDPTILAWETGNELTCPPKWTAEIAAFIKSIDRNHLVMDGFHSQKLRESSLKDPNVDIVTTHHYEKDADSMAAHIRANMAAASGRKPYIVGEFGFIDTPGVRRVLDTVIRGGCSGALIWSLRFHNRDGGFYWHSEPYGGNLFKAYHWPGFPSGEPYDESGCLELMRQKAFEIRGLPVPPLEPPQPPKLLPIPSVAAISWQGSAGASFYIIERAESPSGPWTTIADKVNDADVQYRPLYHDDTVEMGRTYFYRVRAGNYAGVSEPSNVETAPPVERLSFIDECADWSRAAEHEGEIILKQDEARRAKEDIHRFLCRPGSSLVYRCKGPISFVKLYTFSMSKSPRIRLFGSSDGRNWRTLHLEEFRVGSEEGAYGYWTPVIFSSADFSLPLTFVRIETATDIELSRTEIEYGE